A single region of the Azospirillum brasilense genome encodes:
- a CDS encoding 3-hydroxyacyl-CoA dehydrogenase family protein, with the protein MTQQRVGIIGAGLMGHGIAQAFAVAGHPVAIQEPDPGRRAGIVGRVRGNLETLGMDGSAAERIRPCDSLEDAVGDADVVIEAVPEDLPLKQRIFLAVEAAAPPHALLASNTSVIPITRIMEPLRDKSRALGTHWWNPPYQIPLVEVIQTADTADAAVAAMIGLLAAIGKTPVHVRKDVPGFIGNRLQHALWREAIALVQNGVCDAETVDAVVKASFGRRLAVLGPLENADLVGTDLTLAVHEHVLPDLDRTPEPLPLLRDLVASGRLGMKSGAGFRSWTEAQRTETHARLAAHLQRLDGVERG; encoded by the coding sequence ATGACGCAGCAGCGTGTTGGAATCATCGGTGCCGGGCTGATGGGGCATGGGATCGCCCAGGCGTTCGCCGTCGCCGGGCACCCCGTCGCCATCCAGGAGCCCGATCCCGGCCGGCGGGCCGGCATCGTCGGGCGGGTCCGCGGCAACCTTGAAACTCTGGGAATGGACGGCAGCGCCGCGGAGCGGATCCGGCCCTGCGACTCCCTGGAGGACGCCGTCGGCGACGCGGACGTCGTCATCGAAGCGGTTCCGGAGGATCTGCCCCTCAAGCAGCGGATCTTCCTGGCGGTCGAGGCTGCCGCTCCGCCCCATGCGCTGCTGGCGAGCAACACGTCGGTGATCCCGATCACCCGAATCATGGAGCCGCTCCGCGACAAGTCCCGCGCCTTGGGCACCCATTGGTGGAACCCGCCGTACCAGATCCCGCTCGTCGAGGTCATCCAGACCGCCGACACGGCCGACGCGGCGGTCGCCGCGATGATCGGGCTGCTGGCCGCCATCGGCAAGACGCCGGTGCATGTCCGCAAGGACGTTCCCGGCTTCATCGGCAACCGGTTGCAGCACGCGCTCTGGCGCGAGGCCATCGCGCTGGTCCAGAACGGCGTGTGCGACGCCGAGACGGTGGACGCCGTGGTCAAGGCCAGCTTCGGCCGCCGCCTCGCCGTGCTGGGGCCGCTGGAGAACGCCGACCTCGTCGGCACCGACCTGACCCTGGCGGTGCATGAGCATGTCCTGCCCGACCTCGACCGGACGCCGGAACCGTTGCCCCTGCTGCGCGACCTCGTCGCGTCCGGGCGGCTGGGCATGAAATCCGGCGCCGGTTTCCGGAGCTGGACGGAGGCGCAGCGGACCGAGACCCACGCCCGTCTGGCGGCGCACCTCCAACGGCTGGACGGCGTCGAGCGCGGGTGA
- a CDS encoding 3-keto-5-aminohexanoate cleavage protein, whose product MAAPQKAAQKKVIISCALTGSIHTPTMSDALPVTPDEIVEQGVGAAEAGAAILHLHARDPRTGQPTPDRAVFMQFLPRLKQSTDAVLNITTGGSLNMTVQERLAAPLQAQPEMCSLNMGSMNFGIFPLADRYQGWKHDWEEPYLRSTDDFIFRNTFRDIAYILEHLGEGCGTRFEFECYDVGHLYNLAHFVDRGLVKPPFFVQTIFGILGGIGAEQRNLVFMRETADRLFGKDYEWSVLAAGRHQIPFTTMAAVMGGNVRVGLEDSLYLSKGRLARNSAEQVAKIRRILEELSLEVATPAEARAMLALKGADQVAF is encoded by the coding sequence ATGGCCGCTCCACAGAAGGCAGCACAGAAGAAGGTCATCATCAGCTGCGCGTTGACGGGGTCGATCCACACCCCGACCATGTCGGACGCGCTGCCGGTGACCCCCGATGAGATCGTCGAGCAGGGCGTCGGCGCCGCCGAGGCCGGTGCCGCGATCCTCCACCTGCACGCCCGCGACCCCCGCACCGGGCAGCCGACGCCGGACCGGGCGGTGTTCATGCAGTTCCTGCCGCGCCTCAAGCAGTCCACCGACGCGGTGCTCAACATCACCACCGGCGGCTCGCTCAACATGACGGTGCAGGAGCGCCTCGCCGCCCCGCTGCAGGCCCAGCCGGAGATGTGCTCGCTCAACATGGGCTCGATGAACTTCGGCATCTTCCCGCTGGCCGACCGTTACCAGGGCTGGAAGCACGACTGGGAGGAGCCCTATCTGCGCAGCACCGACGACTTCATCTTCCGCAACACCTTCCGCGACATCGCCTACATCCTGGAGCATCTGGGCGAGGGCTGCGGAACGCGCTTCGAATTCGAGTGCTACGATGTCGGGCATCTCTACAACCTCGCCCACTTCGTCGATCGGGGCTTGGTGAAGCCGCCCTTCTTCGTCCAGACGATCTTCGGCATCCTCGGCGGCATCGGCGCGGAGCAGCGCAACCTCGTCTTCATGCGCGAGACCGCCGACCGGCTGTTCGGAAAGGATTACGAATGGTCGGTGCTGGCCGCCGGGCGTCACCAGATTCCCTTCACGACCATGGCCGCGGTCATGGGCGGCAACGTCCGGGTCGGGCTGGAGGACAGCCTGTATCTCAGCAAGGGCCGGCTGGCCCGGAACAGCGCGGAGCAGGTGGCGAAGATCCGCCGGATTCTCGAAGAGCTGTCGCTGGAGGTCGCCACCCCCGCCGAGGCGCGCGCCATGCTCGCCCTGAAGGGCGCCGATCAGGTGGCTTTCTGA
- a CDS encoding 3-hydroxybutyrate dehydrogenase, which yields MRNRNAVVTGSTTGIGLATARELARQGCHVMLNGFGDRAEIDRLCADIAAQSGTRIVYSGADLSRPEEARAMMAEAAAALGPIDILVNNAGVQHVAAVHEFPDDKWDLLLAVNLSAAFHTIKAALPAMRERRWGRIVNTASVLGMVGAPHKPAYVATKHGIIGLTKSVAIEVAEHGITCNAVCPGTVLTPIIEKQIAQQAQVTGLPEERVLQAVFLDRMPTGRLIPPEEVAAAIAFLCSDAAASITGTAIPVDGGYTTH from the coding sequence ATGCGAAACAGGAACGCTGTCGTCACCGGCTCCACCACCGGCATCGGGCTGGCGACCGCCCGCGAACTCGCCCGCCAGGGCTGCCATGTGATGCTCAACGGCTTCGGCGACCGCGCGGAGATCGACCGGCTGTGCGCGGACATCGCGGCGCAGAGCGGCACGAGGATCGTCTATTCGGGGGCCGATCTCAGCCGGCCGGAGGAGGCCCGCGCGATGATGGCGGAGGCCGCAGCGGCGCTCGGCCCCATCGACATCCTGGTGAACAACGCCGGGGTGCAGCATGTGGCGGCGGTGCACGAGTTCCCCGACGACAAATGGGACCTGCTGCTCGCAGTCAACCTCAGCGCCGCCTTCCACACCATCAAGGCGGCCCTTCCCGCGATGCGGGAGCGCCGCTGGGGGCGCATCGTCAACACGGCGTCGGTCCTCGGCATGGTCGGCGCCCCGCACAAGCCCGCCTATGTCGCGACCAAGCACGGCATCATCGGCCTGACGAAGTCGGTGGCGATCGAGGTGGCCGAACACGGCATCACCTGCAACGCGGTGTGCCCCGGCACGGTGCTGACCCCGATCATCGAGAAGCAGATCGCCCAGCAGGCGCAGGTCACCGGCCTGCCGGAGGAACGGGTTCTCCAGGCGGTGTTCCTCGACCGCATGCCGACCGGCCGGCTGATTCCGCCGGAGGAGGTCGCCGCCGCCATCGCCTTCCTGTGCTCCGACGCCGCCGCGTCGATCACCGGCACGGCGATCCCCGTGGACGGCGGCTATACGACCCACTGA
- a CDS encoding ABC transporter substrate-binding protein: MRSTRLAGLLAGVAFAALASGTAQAQMSDNVIKIGMLSDRSGIYADINGEGSAVAARLAAEEFGNAINGTKIEIIVGDHQNKADIAANLARQWIDVEKVDVVADVPNSAAALAVQGITKDKKRIFLMSGPGSTDLTGKDCSPYGFLWTWDNHAVASSTARALVEQGKKSWFFITADYAFGHSLETEAVNTVKQLGGTIKGSVRHPLASSDFSSFLLQAQASGAEVVAFANAGGDTINAVKQAAEFGIPQGGQTLAGLLLNVNDIHALGLDTAQGLMLANSFYWDMNDETRAWSKKFEERTGRKPSMNQAGVYSAVKHYLKAVQEAGTDDADKVAAKMRATPITDMMMKDAKIADNGRIFNDMYLAQIKTPGESKAAWDYFKILKTIPGEQAYINPKDSGCPLVK; encoded by the coding sequence ATGCGCAGCACCCGTCTTGCCGGCCTTCTCGCCGGAGTCGCCTTCGCCGCCCTGGCGTCCGGCACGGCCCAGGCCCAGATGTCGGACAACGTCATCAAGATCGGCATGCTGTCCGACCGGTCCGGCATCTACGCCGACATCAACGGCGAGGGCTCGGCGGTGGCGGCACGGCTGGCCGCCGAGGAGTTCGGCAACGCCATCAACGGCACCAAGATCGAGATCATCGTCGGCGACCACCAGAACAAGGCAGACATCGCCGCCAACCTCGCCCGCCAGTGGATCGACGTGGAGAAGGTCGACGTCGTCGCCGATGTGCCGAACTCGGCCGCCGCGCTGGCCGTTCAGGGCATCACCAAGGACAAGAAGCGCATCTTCCTGATGTCCGGCCCCGGCTCCACCGATCTGACGGGCAAGGATTGCAGCCCCTACGGCTTCCTGTGGACTTGGGACAACCACGCGGTGGCGTCCTCCACGGCCCGCGCGCTGGTCGAGCAGGGCAAGAAGAGCTGGTTCTTCATCACCGCCGACTACGCCTTCGGCCATTCGCTGGAAACCGAGGCGGTCAACACCGTCAAGCAGCTCGGCGGCACCATCAAGGGCAGCGTCCGCCATCCGCTGGCAAGCTCGGACTTCTCGTCCTTCCTGCTGCAGGCGCAGGCCTCGGGCGCGGAGGTCGTCGCCTTCGCCAACGCCGGCGGCGACACCATCAACGCGGTCAAGCAGGCGGCCGAGTTCGGCATCCCCCAAGGCGGCCAGACGCTGGCCGGCCTGCTGCTGAACGTCAACGACATCCACGCGCTGGGCCTCGACACCGCGCAGGGGCTGATGCTGGCGAACTCCTTCTACTGGGACATGAACGACGAGACGCGCGCCTGGTCGAAGAAGTTCGAGGAGCGGACCGGGCGCAAGCCGTCGATGAACCAGGCGGGCGTCTATTCGGCGGTCAAGCATTACCTGAAGGCCGTGCAGGAGGCCGGCACCGACGACGCCGACAAGGTCGCCGCCAAGATGCGCGCCACGCCGATCACCGACATGATGATGAAGGACGCGAAGATCGCCGACAACGGCCGGATCTTCAACGACATGTATCTGGCGCAGATCAAGACGCCGGGCGAGTCGAAGGCGGCCTGGGACTATTTCAAGATCCTCAAGACCATTCCCGGGGAGCAGGCCTACATCAACCCGAAGGACAGCGGCTGTCCCCTCGTGAAGTGA
- a CDS encoding ribonucleotide-diphosphate reductase subunit beta — protein MSSLLHINPVSLIGTGRVGLLQGSAAYNVSRYPWAYAYWKKQQQVHWMGEEVPLGEDIKDWTSDRVTDGERNLLTQIFRFFTQSDVEVSDNYLKRYMPIFQPLEVQMMMAAFTNMETVHIDAYALLLTTIGMPETEFAAFRDYAEMRDKADYMHSFGVGTVADVSRTLAMFGAFTEGMALFASFAMLLNFPRHNKMKGMGQIVTWSVRDESLHCEGIIRLFHEWNRETGAMTPAVRDDILDVCRTMVGLEERFIELAFGLGTVEGMTPEDIRAYVHYIADWRLTQLRLPTLYGYFKPVDGGYEPVKPHPLPWLVEILNGVEHANFFEQRATEYSKGATSGQWDGADGVWAAFDRLRAPGTAAS, from the coding sequence ATGAGCTCGCTTCTCCACATCAACCCGGTCAGCCTGATCGGCACCGGCCGCGTCGGCCTGTTGCAGGGCTCGGCCGCCTACAACGTCTCGCGCTACCCCTGGGCCTACGCCTACTGGAAGAAGCAGCAGCAGGTCCACTGGATGGGCGAGGAGGTGCCGCTGGGCGAGGACATCAAGGACTGGACCTCCGACCGCGTCACCGACGGCGAGCGCAACCTGCTGACCCAGATCTTCCGCTTCTTCACCCAGAGCGACGTGGAGGTCAGCGACAATTACCTGAAGCGCTACATGCCGATCTTCCAGCCGCTGGAGGTGCAGATGATGATGGCCGCCTTCACCAACATGGAGACGGTGCACATCGACGCCTACGCCCTGCTGCTGACCACCATCGGGATGCCGGAGACCGAGTTCGCCGCCTTCCGCGACTATGCCGAGATGCGCGACAAGGCCGACTACATGCACAGCTTCGGCGTCGGCACGGTGGCCGACGTGTCGCGCACCCTGGCGATGTTCGGCGCCTTCACCGAAGGGATGGCCCTGTTCGCCAGCTTCGCCATGCTGCTGAACTTCCCGCGCCACAACAAGATGAAGGGGATGGGCCAGATCGTCACCTGGTCGGTGCGCGACGAGAGCCTGCACTGCGAAGGCATCATCCGGCTGTTCCACGAATGGAACCGCGAGACCGGCGCCATGACACCCGCGGTGCGCGACGACATCCTGGACGTCTGCCGGACCATGGTCGGGCTGGAGGAGCGCTTCATCGAGCTGGCCTTCGGCCTGGGCACGGTGGAGGGCATGACTCCCGAGGACATCCGCGCCTATGTCCATTACATCGCCGACTGGCGGCTGACGCAGCTTCGGCTGCCGACGCTCTACGGCTATTTCAAGCCGGTGGACGGCGGCTACGAGCCGGTGAAGCCGCACCCGCTGCCCTGGCTGGTGGAGATCCTGAACGGGGTCGAGCACGCCAATTTCTTCGAGCAGCGCGCCACCGAATATTCCAAGGGCGCGACCAGCGGCCAATGGGACGGGGCGGATGGCGTCTGGGCCGCCTTCGACCGGCTGCGCGCGCCCGGCACGGCGGCGTCCTGA
- a CDS encoding ribonucleoside-diphosphate reductase subunit alpha encodes MPALAQDLAQDFTQDLANGFDRHGNLLALPRRTPERSGGRAPAERWTPPDPSAIRIDRSRDALLTAFGKATLDDRYLLLGESYQDLFARVAAAYADDAAHAQRLYDAISRLWFMPATPVLSNGGTTRGLPISCFLNAVPDSLDGIVDIWNENVRLASNGGGIGTYWGGVRSIGEPVKGCGSTSGIIPFIRVMDSLTLAISQGSLRRGSAAVYLDIHHPEIEEFLEIRKSSGDFNRKSLNLHHAVIITDAFMEAVRDDRPFPLISPRTGAVLRHVNARQVWQKILEARMQTGEPYLLFGDTVNRALPKHQRDLGLRVSTSNLCSEITLPTGKDHLGNERTAVCCLASMNLETWDDWNGEEGLVEDVLRFLDNVLTRFIEEAPEGMENAVYSAMRERSVGLGVMGFHSFLQARGIPFESAMAKVWNLRFFRKIRRDADAASVLLAEERGACPDAAERRIKARFSHKLAIAPTASISIICGGTSACIEPIPANVYTHKTLSGSISVRNPHLEKLLAAKGADRPEVWQSIIEHEGSVQHLDILTDDEKAVFRTAFEIDQRWIIEFAADRTPFICQSQSINLYLPGDIDKWDLHMLHWTAWEKGLKSLYYCRSKSVQRAAFAGKDRAVGPAAMQAPRTDYEECLACQ; translated from the coding sequence ATGCCGGCGCTCGCTCAGGACCTCGCCCAGGATTTCACCCAGGACCTCGCCAACGGCTTCGACCGTCACGGAAACCTGCTGGCGCTGCCCCGGCGGACGCCCGAGCGGTCCGGCGGCCGCGCCCCGGCGGAGCGCTGGACGCCGCCGGATCCCTCCGCCATCCGCATCGACCGCAGCCGGGACGCCCTGCTGACCGCCTTCGGCAAGGCGACGCTGGACGACCGCTACCTGTTGCTGGGGGAAAGCTACCAGGACCTGTTCGCCCGCGTCGCCGCGGCCTACGCCGACGACGCCGCGCACGCCCAGCGCCTGTACGACGCGATCTCCCGCCTGTGGTTCATGCCGGCCACGCCGGTTCTCAGCAACGGCGGCACCACGCGCGGCCTGCCGATCTCCTGCTTCCTCAACGCGGTGCCCGATTCGCTCGACGGGATCGTCGACATCTGGAACGAGAACGTCCGGCTGGCCTCCAACGGCGGCGGCATCGGCACCTATTGGGGCGGCGTGCGCTCCATCGGCGAGCCGGTGAAAGGCTGCGGCAGCACGTCGGGCATCATTCCCTTCATCCGCGTGATGGACAGCCTGACGCTGGCGATCAGCCAGGGCTCCCTGCGGCGCGGCTCCGCCGCCGTCTATCTCGACATCCACCATCCGGAGATCGAGGAGTTCCTGGAGATCCGCAAATCCTCGGGCGACTTCAACCGCAAGAGCCTGAACCTGCACCACGCCGTCATCATCACCGACGCCTTCATGGAGGCGGTGCGCGACGACAGGCCCTTTCCGCTGATCAGCCCCAGGACCGGCGCCGTCCTGAGGCACGTCAACGCCCGTCAGGTCTGGCAGAAGATCCTGGAAGCCCGCATGCAGACCGGCGAGCCGTACCTGCTGTTCGGCGACACGGTGAACCGCGCCCTGCCCAAGCACCAGCGCGACCTCGGCCTGCGCGTCTCCACCTCCAACCTGTGCAGCGAGATCACCCTGCCGACCGGCAAGGACCATCTGGGCAACGAGCGCACGGCGGTGTGCTGCCTCGCCTCGATGAACCTGGAGACCTGGGATGACTGGAACGGTGAGGAGGGGCTGGTCGAGGACGTGCTGCGCTTCCTCGACAACGTCTTGACCCGCTTCATCGAGGAAGCGCCCGAAGGGATGGAGAACGCCGTCTATTCGGCGATGCGCGAACGGTCGGTGGGGCTGGGGGTGATGGGCTTCCACTCCTTCCTCCAGGCGCGCGGCATCCCCTTCGAGAGCGCCATGGCCAAGGTGTGGAACCTGCGCTTCTTCCGCAAGATCCGCCGCGACGCCGACGCCGCCTCGGTCTTGCTGGCCGAGGAGCGCGGCGCCTGCCCGGACGCCGCCGAGCGCAGGATCAAGGCGCGCTTCAGCCACAAGCTGGCGATCGCGCCGACCGCCTCCATCAGCATCATCTGCGGCGGCACCAGCGCCTGCATCGAGCCGATCCCGGCCAACGTCTACACCCACAAGACGCTGTCCGGCTCGATCAGCGTGCGCAACCCGCATCTGGAAAAGCTGCTGGCCGCCAAGGGCGCCGACCGGCCGGAGGTTTGGCAGTCGATCATCGAGCATGAGGGCTCGGTCCAGCATCTCGACATCCTGACCGACGACGAGAAGGCGGTCTTCCGCACCGCCTTCGAGATCGACCAGCGCTGGATCATCGAGTTCGCCGCCGACCGCACGCCCTTCATCTGCCAGAGCCAGTCGATCAACCTCTACCTGCCGGGCGACATCGACAAGTGGGACCTGCACATGCTGCACTGGACCGCCTGGGAGAAGGGCCTGAAGAGCCTCTACTATTGCCGCTCCAAGTCGGTGCAGCGCGCCGCCTTCGCCGGCAAGGACCGTGCCGTGGGACCGGCCGCGATGCAGGCGCCGCGCACCGACTACGAGGAATGCCTCGCCTGCCAGTGA
- a CDS encoding LysR substrate-binding domain-containing protein, giving the protein MRRLPPLNALRIFEVAARTGSYAEAGTELGLTHGAVSRQIAALESWLGQRLFMKEGRRMVATPMARIFAAEVGLSFDRLAVAAQACGRPNARRILRVSAPTSFAMRWLIPRLNRYHADHPHVEVAVTTVSTVLEELRGGVDVAIRRGVAREHVWPQHRIVPVLDDVDTLIMSPALFAQRPILKPADIEGHSLLASETRAGDWASWLDAAGLQHLAGLPRQMFDHFFVTRQAVEDGLGIGIGPLPMLEIDVAGGRLMTPLPEIRVPRTGYVALVPRQADAGNLVAGFVDWLVGEAQGPR; this is encoded by the coding sequence ATGCGCCGCCTTCCCCCCTTGAACGCCCTGCGCATTTTCGAGGTCGCGGCCCGGACCGGCAGCTATGCCGAAGCCGGAACCGAACTCGGCCTTACCCACGGCGCGGTAAGCCGGCAGATCGCCGCGCTTGAAAGCTGGCTCGGGCAGAGGCTTTTCATGAAGGAGGGGCGCCGCATGGTCGCGACGCCGATGGCGAGGATCTTCGCCGCCGAGGTCGGTCTTTCCTTCGATCGCCTGGCTGTCGCGGCGCAAGCGTGTGGCCGGCCCAACGCGCGCCGCATCCTGCGTGTAAGCGCTCCGACCAGCTTCGCGATGCGCTGGCTGATCCCGCGTCTCAATCGCTACCACGCCGACCATCCGCATGTCGAAGTCGCGGTTACGACGGTTTCCACCGTGCTCGAGGAATTGCGCGGGGGTGTCGACGTGGCGATCCGGCGCGGCGTTGCCCGGGAGCATGTGTGGCCTCAGCATCGTATCGTCCCGGTGCTGGATGACGTGGACACGCTGATCATGAGCCCGGCGCTGTTCGCGCAACGGCCGATCCTGAAGCCCGCCGACATCGAGGGGCATAGCCTGCTTGCAAGCGAAACCCGGGCCGGCGACTGGGCGAGCTGGCTCGATGCGGCCGGGCTCCAGCACCTTGCCGGGCTTCCCCGCCAGATGTTCGATCACTTTTTCGTAACCCGTCAGGCGGTGGAAGACGGGCTTGGCATCGGGATCGGCCCCCTGCCGATGCTGGAGATCGACGTTGCCGGCGGACGGCTGATGACGCCGCTGCCAGAGATCCGGGTTCCGAGGACGGGGTACGTCGCGCTTGTTCCCCGTCAGGCCGATGCCGGAAACCTGGTCGCCGGCTTCGTCGACTGGCTGGTCGGAGAAGCCCAAGGACCACGGTGA
- a CDS encoding MFS transporter, protein MKSKDWWDQKKKSLTGACLAHALHDGYTDALYVFLPVWQAQFGLSYASLAILRALYSGTMGGLQIPADRVLRGLSPRAALILSTVLALTGLLIMASPFGFAGLCIGLIVAGIGSSIQHPCGSMLVTVSYGLASRHPLGIYNFSGDLGKAALPALVAVLLPLLGWQPVLGLMAVFGIALSVALVPLVPATPMARSASARTASGRGRGGFGILTTIGALDTATRMGYLLFLPFLIHGQGGDTATVGLALALLFVGGAFGKATCSRLGERLGVVGSVMVTEAATALLIAATLFTSLTPTLILLPLLGIVLNGTSSVLYGTVPELSDGDTGRAFAVFYTSVIGSGGLAPVLYGAIADHSTQTIGVLASAATAALIVPLVLTLRPHLSGSTAGPQERPGFSRHRMLRWIGQGRQ, encoded by the coding sequence ATGAAATCGAAAGACTGGTGGGATCAGAAAAAGAAAAGCCTGACAGGCGCATGCCTCGCCCACGCGCTGCATGATGGGTATACCGACGCTCTCTACGTCTTTCTGCCGGTGTGGCAGGCGCAATTCGGCCTTTCCTATGCCTCTCTAGCCATTCTTCGCGCCCTCTATTCAGGCACGATGGGAGGTCTGCAAATCCCGGCCGACCGGGTTCTCCGCGGCCTGTCGCCGCGCGCGGCGCTGATCCTGTCGACGGTCCTCGCACTGACGGGCTTGCTGATCATGGCATCGCCGTTCGGCTTTGCGGGGCTTTGCATCGGCCTCATCGTGGCCGGCATCGGATCGAGCATCCAGCACCCGTGTGGTTCGATGCTCGTCACCGTAAGTTATGGCCTGGCATCGCGGCATCCGCTCGGCATCTACAATTTTTCGGGCGATCTTGGAAAAGCCGCGTTGCCCGCGCTCGTCGCGGTGCTGTTGCCCCTTCTCGGCTGGCAGCCGGTGCTGGGGCTGATGGCGGTCTTTGGGATCGCCCTGTCGGTCGCCCTGGTGCCGCTGGTGCCGGCGACCCCAATGGCCAGGAGCGCCTCCGCCAGGACGGCTTCCGGCCGGGGCCGCGGCGGCTTCGGCATTCTGACGACGATCGGCGCGCTCGATACGGCGACCCGCATGGGCTATTTGCTCTTTCTGCCCTTCCTCATCCATGGGCAGGGCGGGGACACGGCGACGGTCGGGCTCGCCCTTGCCCTGCTGTTCGTCGGCGGCGCGTTCGGAAAGGCGACGTGCAGCCGGCTTGGGGAGCGGCTGGGTGTCGTCGGCAGCGTCATGGTGACGGAAGCCGCCACCGCCTTGCTGATCGCGGCGACGCTGTTCACGTCGCTGACGCCTACGCTCATCCTGCTGCCGTTGCTCGGCATCGTGCTCAACGGCACCTCCTCGGTGCTCTACGGCACCGTGCCGGAGCTTTCCGACGGCGATACGGGCCGGGCCTTCGCGGTCTTCTACACGAGCGTTATCGGGTCCGGAGGCCTGGCACCGGTCCTCTACGGCGCGATTGCCGACCACAGCACCCAGACGATCGGCGTGCTGGCCTCGGCGGCGACCGCCGCTCTGATCGTTCCGCTCGTCCTGACGCTGAGGCCGCATCTGAGCGGCTCCACCGCGGGACCGCAAGAGCGGCCCGGCTTCTCCCGACACCGCATGCTGAGGTGGATCGGCCAGGGCCGGCAATGA
- a CDS encoding SDR family oxidoreductase, with product MNTVSQAPLILITGGGRGMGAATARLAAAQGYDVAISFVANEPAALAVAADVEALGRRALPVRADSADPAQVAQLFAAIDREFGRIDVLVNNAAVLARQSRTEDLGFERMQRIFAVNAIGPILCAQQAAKRMSYRHNGRGGVVINISSASARLGSPNEYVDYAASKGALETFTTGFAKEVARDGIRVNCIRPGHIYTDMHASGGEPGRVDRVKDSIPMGRGGQPEEVARAILWLASAEASFITGTFLDVTGGK from the coding sequence ATGAACACCGTCTCTCAGGCCCCGCTGATTCTGATAACGGGTGGCGGGCGTGGCATGGGCGCGGCGACCGCAAGGCTTGCCGCCGCACAGGGCTACGACGTCGCCATCAGCTTCGTCGCCAACGAGCCCGCCGCCCTTGCGGTTGCGGCGGATGTGGAAGCTCTGGGGCGCCGGGCCTTGCCTGTGCGCGCCGACAGCGCGGATCCGGCGCAGGTCGCCCAGCTGTTCGCCGCGATCGACCGGGAGTTCGGCCGGATCGACGTCCTGGTCAACAACGCCGCCGTGCTCGCCCGGCAGTCCCGGACCGAGGATCTCGGCTTCGAGCGGATGCAGCGCATTTTCGCGGTCAACGCGATCGGCCCGATCCTCTGCGCGCAGCAGGCCGCGAAGCGCATGTCCTATCGCCACAACGGGCGGGGCGGCGTGGTGATCAACATCTCATCGGCATCGGCCCGGCTCGGCAGTCCGAACGAATATGTCGATTACGCCGCCTCGAAGGGGGCCCTTGAAACCTTCACGACCGGCTTCGCCAAGGAGGTCGCGCGGGATGGCATCCGCGTCAACTGCATCCGTCCCGGCCACATCTACACGGACATGCATGCGAGCGGCGGAGAACCGGGCCGGGTGGATCGCGTCAAGGATTCGATCCCCATGGGGCGAGGCGGTCAGCCGGAGGAGGTCGCGCGGGCGATCCTCTGGCTGGCAAGCGCCGAGGCTTCCTTCATCACCGGCACGTTCCTCGATGTCACCGGGGGAAAGTGA